In the Alligator mississippiensis isolate rAllMis1 chromosome 7, rAllMis1, whole genome shotgun sequence genome, one interval contains:
- the NPM2 gene encoding nucleoplasmin-2 isoform X1 encodes MALTNSINSDSKLEKPISLIWGCELSAENTTCTFKMPDDWAYEQQLALRMICVGEKTNDELNIVEIIPPEDSQDPSPVVLAALKPSVLPMAPMVGVELTPPVTFRLRAGSGPVYITGQHINCQLFFAVVPDDSWMEEEEEEEEEEEYEEESFQEESPQKATKRQPYNKKASVAKKKKVEKEEVSNPVRSDEDAPPNKGKGAGRGRKPAAKK; translated from the exons ATGGCTCTTACCAACAGTATCAACAGTGACAGTAAATTGGAGAAGCCCATATCTCTGATTTGGG GCTGCGAACTGAGCGCAGAGAATACAACCTGCACCTTCAAGATGCCAGATGACTGGGCCTACGAGCAGCAACTGGCCTTGCGGATG ATCTGCGTGGGGGAGAAAACCAATGATGAGCTCAACATTGTAGAGATCATCCCTCCAGAGGACAGCCAGGACCCAAGCCCTGTAGTCCTAGCTGCCTTGAAGCCTTCTGTGCTGCCAATG GCCCCCATGGTGGGAGTTGAGCTGACGCCTCCTGTCACCTTCCGGCTGAGAGCTGGCTCTGGCCCAGTCTACATCACTGGACAGCACATTAATT GCCAGCTCTTCTTTGCAGTGGTCCCAGATGACTcctggatggaggaggaggaggaggaggaagaagaagaagagtaCGAAGAAGAATCATTTCAGGAGGAGTCTCCCCAAAAAGCCACCAAGCGCCAGCCATACAATAAGAAAGCAAGTGTAGCCAAG AAGAAGAAAGTGGAGAAAGAAGAGGTCAG CAACCCTGTTCGTTCTGATGAGGATGCACCTCCTAACAAG gggaaaggagcaggCAGAGGGAGGAAGCCAGCAGCCAAGAAATAG
- the NPM2 gene encoding nucleoplasmin-2 isoform X2 → MALTNSINSDSKLEKPISLIWGCELSAENTTCTFKMPDDWAYEQQLALRMICVGEKTNDELNIVEIIPPEDSQDPSPVVLAALKPSVLPMAPMVGVELTPPVTFRLRAGSGPVYITGQHINCQLFFAVVPDDSWMEEEEEEEEEEEYEEESFQEESPQKATKRQPYNKKASVAKKKVEKEEVSNPVRSDEDAPPNKGKGAGRGRKPAAKK, encoded by the exons ATGGCTCTTACCAACAGTATCAACAGTGACAGTAAATTGGAGAAGCCCATATCTCTGATTTGGG GCTGCGAACTGAGCGCAGAGAATACAACCTGCACCTTCAAGATGCCAGATGACTGGGCCTACGAGCAGCAACTGGCCTTGCGGATG ATCTGCGTGGGGGAGAAAACCAATGATGAGCTCAACATTGTAGAGATCATCCCTCCAGAGGACAGCCAGGACCCAAGCCCTGTAGTCCTAGCTGCCTTGAAGCCTTCTGTGCTGCCAATG GCCCCCATGGTGGGAGTTGAGCTGACGCCTCCTGTCACCTTCCGGCTGAGAGCTGGCTCTGGCCCAGTCTACATCACTGGACAGCACATTAATT GCCAGCTCTTCTTTGCAGTGGTCCCAGATGACTcctggatggaggaggaggaggaggaggaagaagaagaagagtaCGAAGAAGAATCATTTCAGGAGGAGTCTCCCCAAAAAGCCACCAAGCGCCAGCCATACAATAAGAAAGCAAGTGTAGCCAAG AAGAAAGTGGAGAAAGAAGAGGTCAG CAACCCTGTTCGTTCTGATGAGGATGCACCTCCTAACAAG gggaaaggagcaggCAGAGGGAGGAAGCCAGCAGCCAAGAAATAG
- the NPM2 gene encoding nucleoplasmin-2 isoform X3: protein MALTNSINSDSKLEKPISLIWGCELSAENTTCTFKMPDDWAYEQQLALRMICVGEKTNDELNIVEIIPPEDSQDPSPVVLAALKPSVLPMAPMVGVELTPPVTFRLRAGSGPVYITGQHINLVPDDSWMEEEEEEEEEEEYEEESFQEESPQKATKRQPYNKKASVAKKKKVEKEEVSNPVRSDEDAPPNKGKGAGRGRKPAAKK, encoded by the exons ATGGCTCTTACCAACAGTATCAACAGTGACAGTAAATTGGAGAAGCCCATATCTCTGATTTGGG GCTGCGAACTGAGCGCAGAGAATACAACCTGCACCTTCAAGATGCCAGATGACTGGGCCTACGAGCAGCAACTGGCCTTGCGGATG ATCTGCGTGGGGGAGAAAACCAATGATGAGCTCAACATTGTAGAGATCATCCCTCCAGAGGACAGCCAGGACCCAAGCCCTGTAGTCCTAGCTGCCTTGAAGCCTTCTGTGCTGCCAATG GCCCCCATGGTGGGAGTTGAGCTGACGCCTCCTGTCACCTTCCGGCTGAGAGCTGGCTCTGGCCCAGTCTACATCACTGGACAGCACATTAATT TGGTCCCAGATGACTcctggatggaggaggaggaggaggaggaagaagaagaagagtaCGAAGAAGAATCATTTCAGGAGGAGTCTCCCCAAAAAGCCACCAAGCGCCAGCCATACAATAAGAAAGCAAGTGTAGCCAAG AAGAAGAAAGTGGAGAAAGAAGAGGTCAG CAACCCTGTTCGTTCTGATGAGGATGCACCTCCTAACAAG gggaaaggagcaggCAGAGGGAGGAAGCCAGCAGCCAAGAAATAG